In Silene latifolia isolate original U9 population chromosome X, ASM4854445v1, whole genome shotgun sequence, the following proteins share a genomic window:
- the LOC141619015 gene encoding uncharacterized protein LOC141619015 — protein sequence MDPIKYLFGKPVLNGRMSRCTLMLSEFDLKYVPLKVIKGMGVVDFLADNPIKEIEVIDTRSFPDEDVVHVENDVWDLYFNGASNYMGYGVGILLILPTSEHALMSNKLDFNVTNNAAEYEACLLDLRNDLQLGVKKLIKELEKYFEDIRYVHLSREENQFAVVLSKLAALINNPDHIDNMPICVERRSSPAYVNAIDDAEEGETEPWYTTILKFKEKGEYPPDLDTCGKRALRMSSAQFICTDDGQLYKKTVQGVLLRCIDKPTTEKDMKEVHDGEYGTHMNAHMLVHKIIRLGIDIIGKVNPSETGGHCFILVAIDYFTKWVEAKSYQVLKVKKVAHFIQNDIICRYGVPHEFISDHGAHFQVEAAVINEKHKRKHQKSSPYRPQTNGAVEAANKTVTFILRKMSYNYTEWLEKIPFALRGYRTSIRTATGAAPYCLVYGMEAVQPVELEVPSLRILLKSRVPEADWVQARYDSLVMLNERCLNALYHVQLDQKRIERAFNKKVKPRGISEGDLVLKLVRALLPINPRGKFKPNWAGPYLVKKILSGGAVRLTDLDRNDYTNPVNLDQLKEFYP from the exons atggatccgatCAAGTACTTGTTTGGAAAACCAGTGCTAAATGGAAGAATGTCGAGATGTACCCTCATGTTatcagagtttgatctcaagtatgtacctttgaagGTGATCAAGGGAATGGGAGTTGTCGATTTCCTCGCCGACAATCCAATCAAAGAAATAGAAGTCATTGACACtcggtcatttcccgacgaagatGTTGTTCACGtcgagaatgacgtatgggatttATATTTCAACGGAGCATCGAACTATATGGGATATGGAGTGGGCATTCTTCTTATCTTGCCAACAAGTGAACACGCGCTCATGTCCAATAAGCTGGATTTCAATGTCACgaacaacgccgctgaatatgaagcatgtttgCTTGATTTACGCAATGATCTTCAATTGGGTGTGAAGAAGTT AATCAAAGAATTGGAAAAGTACTTCGAGGATATTCGATATGTTCACCTCTCgagagaggaaaatcaatttgcagttGTGTTGTCCAAACTAGCTGCCCTAATCAACAATCCCGACCACATCGACaatatgccaatatgtgtcgaacgaagatcatcacctgcttatgtGAATGCGATCGATGATGCCGAGGAAGGTGAAACTGAACCTTGGTACACAACCATTTTAAAATTCAAGGAAAAAGGAGAGTATCCTCCCGACCTTGACACGTGTGGGAAGCGCGCTTTGCGAATGTCATCCGCCCAATTCATCTGCACCGATGATgggcaattgtacaagaagacggTTCAAGGTGTTTTGTTGCGATGCATCGATAAACCGACAACTGAAAAGGATATGAAGGAAGTCCATGACGGTGAATATGGGACACACATGAATGCCCACATGTTAGTCCATAAGATCATAAGGCTTG gaatcgacatcattggaaAAGTAAACCCATCAGAAACTGGAGGGCACTGTTTTATCCTTgttgcaattgactacttcacgaagtgggtggaGGCTAAGTCTTACCAAGTGCTAAAAGTGAAGAAAGTAGCACATTTCATTCAGAATGACATCATTTGCCGGTACGGAGTACCACATGAGTTCATCAGCGATCATGGAGCCCATTTTCAAGTTGAGGCTGCAGTTATAAATGAAAAGCATAAAAGAAAACATCAGAAGTCATCACCATACCGACCACAGACGAATGGTGCGGTAGAGGCTGCTAATAAAACAGTTACATTCATTTTAAGGAAAATGTCTTACAATTATACAGAGTGGCTTGAGAAGATACCCTTCGCATTACGGGGGTATAGAACTTCAATCAGAACAGCCACGGGAGCAGCCCCGTATTGCTTGGTATATGGAATGGAAGCGGTTCAACCAGTTGAGCTGGAAGTACCATCCCTAAGGATCCTACTAAAAAGCCGGGTTCCTGAAGCAGATTGGGTTCAAGCAAGATATGATTCACTCGTTATGCTCAATGAGCGGTGTTTGAACGCCTTATACCACGTCCAACTCGACCAGAAAAGGATAGAAAGAGCTttcaacaaaaaggtgaaaccaaGGGGAATTAGTGAGGGTGATCTGGTTCTCAAGTTGGTTAGAGCTTTGTTACCTATCAACCCGAGGGGTAAGTTTAAACCAAATTGGGCAGGCCCTTATTTGGTAAAGAAAATTTTGTCAGGAGGCGCTGTTCGATTAACAGATTTGGATAGGAATGACTACACAAATCCTGTGAATTTGGACCAGCTGAAGGAATTCTATCCTTGA